A stretch of Deltaproteobacteria bacterium DNA encodes these proteins:
- a CDS encoding glycosyltransferase yields MNRLESYKEVVPKGTVEFLKLLAEKVRGKRILEINSTRVGGGVAEILQSLVPLFREVGLECRWEVISGTEEFFNVTKAFHNALQGREENISPQMLKAYIEINRENAQRLSLDADYVVIHDPQPAALIENRTSGGKWIWRCHIDISTPQLKVWSFLRQFVVKYDSAIFSLPSFARKLPIPQFLIYPSIDPLSDKNRELSSEEQNRILQKLNIPLDKPILLQVSRFDRFKDPLGVIQAYRLVKKYHDVRLILAGGSATDDPEGEIVLAEVRDLAQNDPDILILMLPPDAHLEINALQRAATIILQKSLREGFGLTVTEAMWKGKPVIGGFAGGITVQLVYGVTGFTVYSVEGAALRIHYLLDNPALRARMGEDAKEYARRNFLITRNLGNYLALMAYLG; encoded by the coding sequence ATGAACCGTCTGGAATCCTATAAGGAAGTAGTTCCCAAAGGAACGGTGGAATTCCTGAAGCTTCTGGCCGAAAAAGTGCGGGGGAAGAGGATCCTGGAAATCAATTCCACCCGGGTGGGTGGAGGAGTGGCCGAAATCCTTCAGAGCCTGGTCCCGTTGTTCAGGGAGGTCGGCCTGGAGTGCCGCTGGGAGGTCATCTCCGGGACAGAGGAATTCTTCAATGTCACTAAAGCCTTTCACAACGCCCTTCAGGGACGGGAGGAGAACATCTCCCCCCAGATGCTCAAGGCCTACATAGAAATCAATCGGGAAAACGCCCAACGTCTTTCCCTGGATGCCGATTATGTGGTCATCCATGACCCCCAGCCTGCGGCCTTGATCGAAAATCGGACTTCCGGGGGGAAATGGATCTGGCGTTGCCATATCGATATATCCACTCCCCAGTTGAAGGTCTGGAGTTTTTTACGCCAATTCGTCGTCAAATATGACTCGGCCATTTTCTCCCTGCCCAGCTTTGCCCGTAAGCTGCCCATTCCCCAGTTTCTCATCTATCCCTCCATCGATCCCTTGAGCGACAAGAACCGGGAGTTGTCTTCCGAAGAACAGAACCGGATTCTGCAAAAATTGAATATCCCCCTCGACAAGCCCATACTGCTCCAGGTTTCCCGTTTCGACCGGTTTAAGGATCCCCTGGGGGTGATCCAGGCCTATCGTCTGGTAAAAAAATATCATGATGTGCGTCTTATTCTGGCCGGCGGCAGCGCCACCGACGACCCCGAAGGGGAGATCGTCCTGGCTGAAGTTCGGGATCTCGCCCAGAATGATCCGGATATCCTGATTCTAATGCTGCCTCCCGACGCCCACCTGGAGATCAATGCCCTGCAGCGGGCGGCGACCATTATCCTGCAAAAATCGTTACGGGAGGGGTTCGGCCTGACGGTAACCGAGGCCATGTGGAAGGGCAAACCGGTTATCGGGGGATTTGCCGGCGGAATCACGGTTCAGCTTGTTTACGGGGTCACCGGATTTACGGTCTATTCCGTGGAGGGGGCGGCGCTCCGCATCCATTACCTGCTGGACAACCCCGCCTTAAGGGCCAGGATGGGAGAGGATGCCAAAGAATATGCCCGTCGGAATTTTCTGATTACCCGCAATCTGGGCAACTATTTGGCCCTGATGGCTTATCTGGGATAG